The Candidatus Methylomirabilota bacterium genomic sequence GGATCACGATCTCGTTGACGGCGCCGAGCCATGCCAGGGTGGCCACGCGAGTGTCGAGCTTGGGGATGGCGCCCTCGGCAATGGCTTGGTCGAGATAGCCTCCGATCAGGGCGGCAAAGCGCTCGTGAACCTCCGTCCGCTTGGTCTCGTAGGCGGGGCCCAGGCTCACGGCCTCGAGCAGGAGCAGGCGGGCGAGGTCACGGTTCCCGGCAAAGGTCTCGAGACCCGCGCGGAGCGCGGCCTCGACCTTGGCCAGGGCGCCCTGTGAGCCCGCGATGGCGTGGGCAACCGAATCGGCCAGGCGCGCCGCGAAGTCGTCTACGAGGGCGAGAAAGAGCGCTTCCTTGTTCGGGAAGTGATGGTAGACGGCGCCCTTTGAGGTGTCCGAGGCGCGGACGATGTCGTCGACCACGGCCCTGTGATACCCTTTGCGGGCAAATACCTCGAGGGCCGCGTGCAAGATCCGCTCGCGCGTGGCGATCTTGCTCACCGGGAGACTCCCAGGGAGACCTGATGACGCTGATCCGGATCGGCCACAGCCCCGACCCCGACGACGCCTTCATGTTCTACGCGCTCACCGCCGGCAAGGTGAAGGCGGAGGGCCTCGAGGTGGAGCACGTGCTCGAGGACATCGAGTCCCTGAATCGCCGCGCCCGCACCGCCGAGCTCGAGGTGACGGCCGTGTCGGCGGCGACGTACGTCATGGTGCACGAGCAGTACCGGATGATGGATCCGGGCGCGTCCATGGGCAAGGGCTATGGTCCCATCCTCGTGGGAAAGGAGCCCGTGGCGCGAGAAAAGATCGAGAACAAGGTCATCGCCATCCCGGGCAGCCACACCACGGCGGCATTGCTCCTCCGGCTCTATGTCGGGGATCCGCCCATCATCGAGGTGGCCTTCGACAAGATTCCCAAGGCGGTGCTCGAGGGCCAGGCCGATCTCGGGCTGCTGATCCACGAGGGACAGATCACGCATCAGCAGATGGGACTCGTGAAGGTGTTGGACATGGGGCAGGAGTGGGAGCGCGAGTCCGGGCTGCCTCTACCCCTCGGCATCAACGTGATGCGACGCGATCTCGGGGAGGCCATGCACCGGAAGATCTCCCAGGCCCTCCGCGATTCGATCGACTATGCCTATGACAACGTGGACGAGGCCCTCGAGTACGCCATGCGCTACGGGCGCGGCATCGACAAGGAGACCTGTCGAAAGTTCGTGCTCATGTACGTCAACGACTACACGAAGCGGCTCGGCC encodes the following:
- a CDS encoding TetR/AcrR family transcriptional regulator; amino-acid sequence: MSKIATRERILHAALEVFARKGYHRAVVDDIVRASDTSKGAVYHHFPNKEALFLALVDDFAARLADSVAHAIAGSQGALAKVEAALRAGLETFAGNRDLARLLLLEAVSLGPAYETKRTEVHERFAALIGGYLDQAIAEGAIPKLDTRVATLAWLGAVNEIVIQWLSRGEPDLLAEAVPALTPMLLRSIGARS
- a CDS encoding MqnA/MqnD/SBP family protein; translation: MTLIRIGHSPDPDDAFMFYALTAGKVKAEGLEVEHVLEDIESLNRRARTAELEVTAVSAATYVMVHEQYRMMDPGASMGKGYGPILVGKEPVAREKIENKVIAIPGSHTTAALLLRLYVGDPPIIEVAFDKIPKAVLEGQADLGLLIHEGQITHQQMGLVKVLDMGQEWERESGLPLPLGINVMRRDLGEAMHRKISQALRDSIDYAYDNVDEALEYAMRYGRGIDKETCRKFVLMYVNDYTKRLGPDGKAALERLYAMAHAKKLIPAIPPVDPI